A genomic stretch from Aedes albopictus strain Foshan chromosome 2, AalbF5, whole genome shotgun sequence includes:
- the LOC115270198 gene encoding uncharacterized protein LOC115270198 yields MSHVAPNIDPYRKGQSFASWFKRLGYHFRVNKVEEADRKDQMFLLGGDFLFEVAQSLYLSDELLDAAPFDELIEKLKQKLDKTDSALIQRYKFGSRVQQPGETASDFVFSLKLQAEYCNFKNDKQDRIVDRILIGLSDDNLKQKLLAEDSEKLNLVQVEKMVTTWEMATSNARALTQDGSLGQIASIVGGRGALLQRVKQLAQNRGPVKSRLGFNPPSVSPVRGSQPSANSYGYNDRRNHTSQSRQSRQVRFQEHRNRYQGASNQRADSRTGRQLVFDQRVCSYCGVVGHVRRKCFKLKQYKKDPINNVNMEEPETSTLSSMMNRISWDEKSDDSDKDYDWKRYNHHGAPNSS; encoded by the exons ATGTCTCACGTTGCGCCAAATATTGATCCGTACCGCAAAGGACAATCGTTTGCGTCATGGTTCAAGCGCCTAGGATACCATTTTCGCGTGAATAAAGTAGAAGAAGCGGACAGAAAGGATCAAATGTTCTTATTAGGAGGAGATTTTCTATTCGAGGTAGCTCAGAGCTTGTATCTTAGTGATGAGTTACTTGATGCAGCACCTTTTGATGAATTGATCGAAAAGCTGAAGCAAAAGCTGGACAAAACGGATTCCGCGTTAATCCAACGTTACAAATTTGGCTCCAGGGTTCAACAACCTGGTGAGACAGCCAGTGATTTTGTTTTCTCGCTGAAACTCCAAGCGGAATACTGCAATTTTAAGAACGACAAGCAGGACCGCATAGTAGATCGCATTTTGATTGGTTTGTCGGATGACAATTTAAAACAGAAATTATTGGCTGAGGATAGCGAAAAACTTAACTTGGTTCAGGTTGAGAAGATGGTGACAACATGGGAAATGGCTACTTCCAATGCGAGAGCATTGACACAGGACGGTTCCTTAGGGCAAATTGCTTCCATTGTTGGTGGGCGAGGAGCTCTCTTGCAGCGTGTAAAACAGTTAGCTCAAAACCGAGGACCAGTCAAAAGTCGGCTAGGTTTCAATCCTCCGTCCGTTTCTCCTGTACGAGGTAGTCAGCCTAGCGCAAATTCCTATGGCTACAACGACCGTAGAAACCATACTTCACAATCCAGACAGTCCAGGCAAGTGCGATTCCAAGAACATCGGAACAGATACCAGGGTGCAAGCAATCAGCGAGCGGATAGCAGAACCGGTAGGCAGCTGGTCTTCGATCAAAGGGTGTGCAGCTATTGTGGGGTAGTTGGACACGTCCGAAGGAAGTGTTTCAAGTTGAAACAGTATAAGAAAGACCCGATCAACAACGTGAATATGGAGGAGCCTGAGACAAGTACCTTGTCCAGTATGATGAATCGTATTTCCTGGGACGAAAAGAGTGATGATTCCGATAAAG ATTACGATTGGAAGCGGTATAATCACCACGGCGCACCGAACTCAAGTTAA